From a single Ascaphus truei isolate aAscTru1 chromosome 2, aAscTru1.hap1, whole genome shotgun sequence genomic region:
- the RIOK1 gene encoding serine/threonine-protein kinase RIO1 produces MPAGGESMLDDIEDHVSAEDPKPHDLLSARQSIVPRAQNRNENKIQDEKPPSVSEQSHDDDDFSGNPLRSVQQDGDVEEGSEEEEDDDDDDEWYWEGTSVNLTKRYSATRGSNPQCNRQGLHSHSSKAYTVTDKVLQKYENKIHLGTLNLCDSVMNKVTEKSRQKEADMYRVKDKSDRATVEQVLDPRTRMILFKMLTRGVISEIHGCISTGKEANVYHASTLNGESRAIKIYKTSILLFKDRDKYVSGEFRFRHGYCKGNPRKMVKTWAEKEMRNLIRLNTAAIPCPEPIMLRSHVLVMGFIGRKDNPAPLLKNAQLSDSKARELYLDVIQYMRRMYQDARLVHADLSEFNLLYHNGSVYIIDVSQSVEHDHPHALEFLRKDCANINDFFGKHSVAVMTVRELFEFITDPSITEDNMDAYLDKSMEIAIQRTEEEKSSQDKVDEEVFKKAYIPRTLTEVTNYERDVDMMHKLKEEDMSLNTQQDNILYQTVTGLKKDLSGVETVPSLLQNSDDHELQMSPNSDVDSTDGSASGSEEEEIHPKDQTPQPEVDKKERKKVTKETQREKRKNKTPKHMKKRKEKTAKMKKGK; encoded by the exons ATGCCAGCTGGTGGCGAGTCTATGTTGGATGACATTGAAGACCATGTCTCGGCAGAAGATCCAAAGCCTCATGATCTCCTGTCTGCAAGACAAAGCATAGTGCCCAGAGCGCAGAACAGAAATGAAAACAAAATCCAGGACGAGAAACCACCAAGTGTTAG TGAACAGAGTCACGATGATGATGATTTCTCAGGAAATCCACTGCGTTCAGTACAGCAAGATGGTGACGTTGAAGAAGGAAGTGAAGAGGAGGAGgacgatgatgacgatgatgaatGGTACTGGGAAGGTACCAGCGTAAATCTTACCAAACGCTATTCTGCTACAAGAGGAAGTAATCCACAG TGTAACAGACAGGGCCTCCACAGTCATTCTTCTAAagcatacacagtcacagatAAAGTTTTGCAGAAGTATGAAAATAAAATCCATTTAG gtACACTTAATCTTTGTGACTCTGTTATGAATAAAGTCACTGAAAAGTCCAGGCAGAAGGAGGCAGACAT GTATCGGGTTAAAGATAAGTCTGACAGAGCGACTGTGGAGCAG GTGTTGGATCCCAGAACTCGGATGATTCTCTTTAAGATGCTCACAAGAGGGGTCATATCAGAAATCCATGGCTGTATCAGCACAGGCAAAGAA gCGAACGTGTATCATGCCAGCACTTTAAATGGAGAGAGCCGAGCAATAAAGATTTACAAGACCTCGATCTTGTTGTTTAAAGACCGTGATAAATATGTCAGTGGAGAATTCAG ATTTCGCCACGGTTACTGCAAAGGAAACCCAAGGAAAATGGTGAAAACATGGGCAGAAAAAGAAATGAGGAACTTGATAAG GTTGAACACAGCAGCGATACCTTGCCCAGAACCGATCATGCTAAGAAGCCATGTGCTTGTTATGGGGTTTATTGGGAGAAAAGACAA TCCTGCTCCTCTGTTGAAGAATGCACAGTTATCAGACTCCAAAGCACGAGAGTTATACCTGGACGTGATACAGTACATGAGACGAATGTACCAGGACGCCCGGCTAGTGCATGCGGATCTCAGTGAATTCAATTTGCT GTATCACAATGGAAGTGTGTATATAATCGATGTATCTCAGTCAGTGGAGCACGATCACCCACATGCCTTGGAGTTCCTGCGGAAGGACTGTGCAAACATAAATG ATTTCTTTGGGAAGCACAGCGTGGCTGTGATGACTGTGCGAGAGCTGTTTGAGTTCATCACAGACCCATCGATTACTGAGGACAACATGGATGCTTATCTGGACAAG TCAATGGAGATAGCAATTCAAAGGACCGAGGAAGAGAAATCCAGTCAAGATAAAGTGGACGAAGAG GTGTTTAAGAAAGCATACATTCCTAGGACTCTGACAGAGGTGACAAACTATGAAAGGGACGTTGACATGATGCACAAGTTGAAGGAAGAAGACATGTCCCTTAATACACAACAGGATAAT ATTCTGTATCAGACTGTGACTGGATTGAAGAAAGACTTGTCTGGTGTCGAAacg gtaccaTCTCTGCTCCAGAACAGTGATGATCACGAGCTGCAGATGAGCCCAAACTCAGATGTTGACAGCACCGATGGTTCTGCTTCAGGCTCTGAAGAGGAGGAAATTCACCCCAAAGATCAGACGCCTCAGCCAGAAGTAGATAAAAAG